In Janthinobacterium rivuli, a single genomic region encodes these proteins:
- a CDS encoding type IV pilin protein yields MPASSPRRGFTLVELLVVLAIISLLLTIAIPRYFGSVEKSKEVALKENLQVLRSGLDKYYADKGEYPAALADLVTHHYFRSVPLDPVTESAATWQLIPSPNGEIGGVADVRSGAKGKTREGIPFEQL; encoded by the coding sequence ATGCCAGCCTCTTCTCCTCGCCGCGGCTTTACCCTGGTCGAACTGCTGGTGGTGCTGGCGATCATCTCGCTGCTGTTGACGATCGCCATTCCCCGCTATTTCGGCTCGGTGGAAAAATCGAAGGAGGTCGCGCTGAAGGAAAACCTGCAGGTGCTCAGGAGCGGCCTGGATAAATACTATGCCGACAAGGGCGAGTATCCGGCCGCGCTGGCCGACCTGGTGACCCACCATTACTTCCGCAGCGTGCCGCTGGACCCCGTCACCGAGTCCGCCGCCACCTGGCAGCTGATCCCTTCGCCGAATGGCGAGATCGGCGGCGTGGCCGACGTGCGCAGCGGCGCCAAGGGCAAGACGCGCGAGGGCATCCCCTTTGAGCAGCTCTGA
- a CDS encoding M24 family metallopeptidase, translating into MSIGGTSIEQALASLSDMTGGMVAIGKDEHAQRIAKAQAFMRQQGIAAIYLNAGANLTYFTGTKWYASERMVGAILPASGDIEYIAPAFEESTLQGFMLIEGKVNCWEEHESPYQLFVDVLARMGIAQDAAAPPRVGICESAAYFIYDGIKPLAPGYALENARAVTAYCRSRKSQAEIALMQRVMDMTLAVHVATASMLVEGITTVEVEEFIQRAHRKVGAPRSYFCIVLFGEATAYPHGVNYVQTLKAGDTVLIDTGCQVMNYISDITRTYVFGDISERQRSVWNSEKAAQAAAFSAARLGVPCGDVDRAARVSLEADGFGPGYKLPGLPHRTGHGIGLDIHEWPYLVGNDTTPLDVGMCFSNEPMICIPGEFGIRHEDHFYMTADGPRWFTQPAHSIDDPFGLRA; encoded by the coding sequence ATGAGCATAGGTGGCACTTCCATCGAACAGGCATTGGCATCGCTGTCGGACATGACGGGCGGCATGGTTGCCATCGGCAAGGACGAACATGCGCAACGCATCGCCAAGGCGCAAGCGTTCATGCGCCAGCAGGGCATCGCCGCCATCTACCTGAACGCGGGCGCCAACCTCACCTATTTCACGGGCACCAAATGGTATGCCAGCGAACGCATGGTGGGCGCCATCCTGCCGGCCAGCGGCGACATCGAATACATCGCCCCCGCGTTCGAGGAAAGCACCTTGCAAGGATTCATGCTCATCGAAGGCAAGGTCAATTGCTGGGAAGAGCATGAAAGCCCGTACCAGCTGTTCGTCGACGTGCTGGCGCGCATGGGGATAGCCCAGGATGCGGCTGCGCCGCCGCGCGTGGGCATCTGCGAAAGCGCCGCCTACTTCATCTACGACGGCATCAAACCGCTGGCCCCCGGCTATGCGCTGGAAAACGCGCGCGCCGTCACGGCGTACTGCCGCAGCCGCAAGTCGCAGGCGGAAATCGCCCTGATGCAGCGCGTGATGGACATGACACTGGCCGTGCACGTGGCCACGGCCAGCATGCTGGTCGAAGGCATCACGACGGTGGAAGTGGAAGAATTCATTCAGCGCGCGCACCGCAAGGTAGGGGCGCCCCGCTCGTATTTCTGCATCGTGCTGTTCGGCGAGGCGACGGCCTATCCGCATGGCGTCAATTACGTGCAAACCCTGAAGGCGGGCGACACGGTGCTGATCGACACGGGTTGCCAGGTGATGAACTACATCTCCGACATCACGCGCACCTATGTGTTTGGCGACATCAGCGAGCGCCAGCGCAGCGTGTGGAACAGCGAAAAGGCCGCGCAAGCCGCCGCGTTTTCCGCCGCCCGGCTGGGCGTGCCCTGCGGCGACGTGGACCGTGCCGCGCGCGTCTCGCTGGAAGCCGACGGCTTTGGCCCCGGCTACAAATTACCAGGCCTGCCGCACCGCACGGGCCACGGCATCGGTCTCGATATCCACGAGTGGCCTTACCTTGTGGGCAATGACACGACGCCGCTCGACGTGGGCATGTGCTTCTCGAACGAGCCGATGATCTGCATCCCCGGCGAATTCGGCATCCGCCACGAAGACCATTTTTACATGACGGCAGACGGTCCGCGCTGGTTCACGCAGCCGGCGCACAGCATCGACGATCCGTTCGGGCTGCGGGCGTAG
- a CDS encoding type IV pilin protein: protein MITLAIMATLATVAVPMAQVALQRSKEQQLRSALIEMREAIDAYKRASDNGRIKLSLGASGYPKKLDELVEGVPDQRSPSKQNIYFLRRLPRDPFQPGEEGSAADSWSKRAYASPPDNPSEGEDVFDVASRSTKVGLNGVPLNQW from the coding sequence ATGATCACCCTGGCCATCATGGCGACCCTGGCCACGGTGGCCGTGCCGATGGCGCAGGTGGCATTGCAACGGTCCAAGGAACAGCAATTGCGCAGCGCCCTGATCGAAATGCGCGAAGCGATCGACGCCTACAAGCGCGCTTCGGACAATGGCCGCATCAAGCTGTCGCTGGGCGCCTCCGGCTATCCGAAAAAACTCGATGAACTGGTCGAGGGCGTGCCCGACCAGCGCAGCCCGTCCAAGCAGAACATCTATTTCCTTCGCCGCCTGCCGCGCGACCCGTTCCAGCCCGGGGAAGAAGGCAGCGCCGCCGACAGCTGGAGCAAGCGCGCCTATGCCTCGCCGCCCGACAATCCCAGCGAAGGCGAGGACGTGTTCGATGTCGCCTCGCGCTCGACCAAGGTGGGCCTGAACGGCGTGCCGCTCAATCAATGGTGA
- a CDS encoding secretin and TonB N-terminal domain-containing protein yields MSRNLITLLPMLSLLAACAGNQAYNDGQAMLGAGRTEQGLALLEQAAQAEPTNAKYRIAVTNGRMRALNKLNGAAEALRQQGKLPEAQALYQQALALDASNDVAQRGLAGVAQDERHRKLVQEAQASYQRGGEANIAQAQEALRQVLQERPAQREALALKSRIGESQSKSLPAGGKLAAAYRKPVTLEFRDAPLRSVFDFISKVSGLNFVFDKEVDPALRATISVRDTSIEEAIAMLLGANQLEQSVTNDKSITIYPNTPQKVKDYQQLVVRTFFLANADVKTVAFSIKTLLKAKDVVTDERLGIIMLRDTPEMVRMAERIINVQDLADPEVMLEVEVLEVKRTRLMELGVRWPDQASLTLAGAAGITGGLGGLKVADLHRINGDNINLGIGGVTLNANKTDSDSNILANPRIRVRNKEKAKILIGDRVPVITVTTNNGVSSDSVNYIDVGLKLDVEPNVYLDDEVAIKINLEVSNVVKEVISKTGTQAYQIGTRSASTVLRLKDGETQVLAGLISDEDRGTANKVPGVGELPVLNRLFGSQKDDAMRSEIVLSITPRLLRSIRRPDLTTAEFNSGTEASVGGRASVGGSPEAIAAPEQAPARTGSPMTGGDEAPAAGEKSGKGGQ; encoded by the coding sequence ATGTCTCGTAATCTCATCACCCTGCTGCCGATGCTGTCCCTGCTGGCCGCCTGCGCCGGCAACCAGGCCTACAACGATGGCCAGGCCATGCTGGGCGCGGGCCGCACGGAACAGGGCCTGGCCCTGCTGGAACAGGCGGCGCAAGCCGAGCCGACCAACGCCAAGTACCGTATCGCCGTTACCAACGGCAGGATGCGCGCGCTGAACAAGCTGAATGGCGCTGCGGAAGCGCTGCGCCAGCAGGGCAAGCTGCCCGAAGCGCAAGCGCTGTACCAGCAGGCCTTGGCGCTGGACGCCAGCAACGACGTGGCGCAGCGGGGCCTAGCCGGCGTGGCGCAGGATGAACGGCACCGCAAGCTGGTGCAGGAAGCGCAGGCCAGCTACCAGCGCGGCGGCGAGGCGAATATCGCGCAAGCGCAGGAAGCCTTGCGCCAGGTGCTGCAGGAGCGCCCCGCGCAGCGCGAGGCCCTGGCCCTGAAAAGCCGCATCGGCGAATCGCAATCGAAAAGCCTGCCGGCCGGCGGCAAGCTGGCGGCCGCCTACCGCAAACCCGTGACCCTCGAATTTCGCGACGCGCCGCTGCGTTCCGTGTTCGACTTCATCAGCAAGGTCTCGGGCCTGAACTTCGTCTTCGACAAGGAAGTCGACCCGGCCCTGCGCGCCACCATTTCCGTGCGCGACACCAGCATCGAAGAGGCGATTGCCATGCTGCTGGGCGCCAACCAGCTGGAACAAAGCGTCACCAACGACAAATCGATCACGATCTATCCGAACACGCCGCAAAAGGTGAAGGATTACCAGCAGCTCGTGGTGCGCACTTTTTTCCTCGCCAATGCCGACGTCAAGACGGTGGCGTTTTCCATCAAGACCCTGCTCAAGGCCAAGGACGTCGTCACCGATGAACGCCTGGGCATCATCATGCTGCGCGATACGCCGGAAATGGTGCGCATGGCCGAGCGCATCATCAACGTGCAAGACCTGGCCGATCCGGAAGTGATGCTGGAAGTCGAGGTGCTGGAAGTCAAACGCACGCGCCTGATGGAGCTGGGCGTGCGCTGGCCGGACCAGGCCAGCCTGACACTGGCCGGTGCTGCAGGTATTACGGGAGGCCTGGGCGGCCTGAAAGTGGCGGACCTGCACCGCATCAATGGCGACAATATCAACCTGGGCATCGGCGGCGTCACCCTGAACGCCAACAAGACGGACAGCGACAGCAATATTCTGGCCAATCCGCGCATCCGCGTGCGCAACAAGGAAAAAGCCAAGATCCTCATCGGCGACCGTGTGCCCGTCATTACCGTCACGACGAATAACGGCGTCAGTTCCGACAGCGTCAACTACATCGACGTGGGCCTGAAACTCGACGTGGAACCGAATGTCTACCTGGACGACGAAGTGGCCATCAAGATCAACCTGGAAGTGTCGAACGTCGTCAAGGAAGTCATCAGCAAGACGGGCACGCAGGCTTACCAGATCGGCACGCGCAGCGCCTCGACGGTCCTGCGCCTGAAGGATGGCGAGACGCAGGTGCTGGCTGGCCTGATCAGCGACGAAGACCGGGGCACGGCCAACAAGGTGCCGGGTGTGGGCGAGCTGCCCGTGCTGAACCGTTTGTTCGGCAGCCAGAAGGACGACGCCATGCGCAGCGAGATCGTGCTGTCGATCACGCCGCGCCTGCTGCGCAGCATCCGCCGCCCGGACCTGACGACGGCCGAATTCAACTCGGGCACCGAAGCCTCCGTGGGAGGCCGCGCCAGCGTGGGCGGCTCCCCAGAGGCTATCGCCGCGCCGGAGCAAGCCCCGGCGCGCACCGGCTCGCCCATGACGGGCGGCGACGAGGCTCCGGCCGCCGGCGAAAAATCAGGCAAGGGTGGCCAGTGA
- the pilO gene encoding type 4a pilus biogenesis protein PilO → MAAIKPVFKAGTPVARPRLQLRMPPRLAWEVQRLGRTLGWPSALGAACLALAAFAMQQGDALARHQQQLRAQLAIMAKQAALPPAHITLDADADSLAAFHAYLPAHDSIPDQLKALLEVAQKSGVTLAKADYKPQEDGNTAFLRYQITLPVKAEYAQLQTFIVDALQALPTLTLDSVLFKREQIEAGEIDARIQFILLVKKAEVRR, encoded by the coding sequence ATGGCGGCAATAAAACCCGTATTCAAAGCCGGCACGCCCGTGGCCCGTCCACGCCTGCAACTGCGCATGCCGCCGCGCCTGGCGTGGGAAGTGCAGCGGTTGGGGCGCACCCTGGGCTGGCCCAGCGCGCTCGGTGCGGCCTGCCTGGCGCTGGCTGCTTTCGCCATGCAGCAGGGCGATGCGCTGGCCCGACACCAGCAACAATTGCGCGCCCAGCTGGCCATAATGGCGAAACAGGCGGCGCTGCCGCCGGCACACATCACGCTCGATGCGGATGCCGACAGCCTGGCCGCCTTTCACGCCTACCTGCCCGCGCATGACAGCATTCCCGACCAGTTGAAAGCTTTGCTGGAAGTGGCGCAAAAGAGCGGCGTCACCCTGGCCAAGGCCGACTACAAGCCGCAGGAAGATGGCAACACGGCCTTCCTGCGCTACCAGATCACCCTGCCGGTAAAAGCCGAATACGCGCAGCTGCAAACCTTTATCGTCGACGCCCTGCAGGCGCTGCCGACCCTGACGCTCGACTCCGTGCTCTTCAAGCGCGAGCAGATCGAGGCGGGCGAGATCGACGCGCGCATCCAGTTCATCCTGCTGGTGAAAAAAGCGGAGGTGCGCCGATGA
- a CDS encoding GspE/PulE family protein: protein MNARDEERAVLDAAMLRRAHASAMEQGRPQMTVLQETAALPPEVFLRQLAALFRYPAWTMAELQAALPAFGLLPYTDCAQRDCVLLHPSVPGAPPVLVIGNPFAEDLLQWADFALSTPFTVGLAHPDDLAAYLLQQESVQQAMQEMQHGDDIPGLDQSIEDISLIRISEDSSPVVKLVNSTIYDALKFQASDIHLECDVASLVIKYRVDGVLVQAGQVQGLQMAEQIISRIKVMADLDIAERRIPQDGRFKVRVKGAEIDFRVSIMPNIFGEDAVLRLLDRRALTEAAQALRLESLGLNEDAIEQIRRLAAKPHGMLLVTGPTGSGKTTTLYAAITEINTGRDKIVTIEDPVEYRLPRVLQIPVNEKKGLTFARGLRSILRHDPDKIMIGEIRDDETAQIAVQAALTGHLVFTTVHANNVFDVVGRFLHMGVDAYSFAAALNGIVAQRLLRLNCAHCAVDASAEVLADAQQLRDSGLALHQVQDWQFMAGKGCGHCRGTGYKGRKAVAEVLMLSDAMREMICTRAPLSQMKEEAARNGFRLAREAGLDLVRRGETTLAELNRVTY, encoded by the coding sequence ATGAACGCGCGCGACGAAGAACGGGCCGTGCTCGATGCGGCCATGCTGCGCCGGGCCCACGCCAGCGCAATGGAACAGGGCCGCCCGCAAATGACCGTGCTGCAGGAAACGGCAGCCCTGCCGCCTGAAGTCTTCTTGCGCCAGCTGGCCGCCCTGTTCCGCTACCCGGCCTGGACGATGGCCGAGCTGCAGGCGGCCTTGCCCGCCTTCGGCCTGCTGCCCTACACGGATTGCGCCCAGCGCGACTGCGTGTTGCTGCACCCAAGCGTTCCCGGCGCGCCGCCCGTGCTCGTCATCGGCAACCCGTTTGCCGAAGACTTGCTGCAGTGGGCCGACTTCGCCTTGTCCACACCCTTCACGGTGGGGCTGGCGCATCCGGACGATCTGGCCGCCTATCTGCTGCAGCAGGAAAGCGTGCAGCAGGCGATGCAGGAAATGCAGCATGGGGATGACATTCCAGGGCTCGACCAGAGCATCGAGGATATCTCGCTGATTCGCATCAGCGAGGACAGCAGCCCGGTGGTGAAACTGGTGAACTCCACCATCTACGACGCCCTGAAATTCCAGGCCAGCGACATCCACCTCGAATGCGACGTGGCCAGCTTGGTCATCAAGTACCGCGTCGACGGCGTGCTGGTACAGGCGGGCCAGGTGCAGGGATTACAAATGGCCGAACAGATCATCTCGCGCATCAAGGTGATGGCCGATCTCGACATCGCCGAGCGCCGCATCCCGCAGGATGGCCGTTTCAAGGTGCGCGTGAAAGGGGCGGAGATCGATTTCCGTGTCTCCATCATGCCCAATATCTTTGGCGAGGATGCCGTGCTGCGCCTGCTGGACCGGCGCGCGCTGACGGAAGCGGCGCAGGCGCTGCGCCTGGAAAGCCTGGGCCTGAACGAGGACGCCATCGAGCAGATACGCCGCCTGGCCGCCAAGCCGCACGGCATGCTGCTGGTGACGGGGCCCACGGGTTCCGGCAAGACCACCACCCTGTACGCGGCCATCACGGAAATCAATACGGGGCGCGACAAGATCGTCACCATCGAAGACCCCGTCGAATACCGCTTGCCGCGCGTGCTGCAGATCCCCGTCAACGAAAAAAAGGGGCTGACGTTCGCGCGCGGCCTGCGCTCCATCCTGCGCCACGATCCCGACAAAATCATGATCGGCGAAATACGCGACGATGAAACGGCGCAGATCGCCGTGCAGGCCGCGCTCACGGGCCACCTGGTGTTTACCACCGTGCACGCGAATAACGTCTTTGATGTGGTCGGCCGCTTCCTGCACATGGGTGTCGATGCCTACAGCTTTGCGGCGGCCCTGAACGGCATCGTGGCGCAACGCCTGCTGCGCCTCAATTGCGCCCATTGCGCCGTCGACGCCAGCGCCGAGGTGCTGGCCGATGCGCAGCAATTGCGCGATAGCGGCCTGGCCCTGCACCAGGTGCAGGACTGGCAGTTCATGGCTGGCAAGGGCTGTGGCCATTGCCGCGGCACCGGCTACAAGGGCCGCAAGGCCGTCGCCGAAGTGCTGATGCTCAGCGACGCGATGCGCGAAATGATCTGCACGCGCGCGCCCCTGAGCCAGATGAAGGAAGAAGCGGCGCGCAACGGTTTCCGCCTGGCGCGCGAAGCGGGCCTGGACCTGGTGCGGCGCGGCGAAACCACGTTAGCGGAGCTCAATCGTGTCACTTATTGA
- a CDS encoding type II secretion system protein — MLVAFMGVGLVLASELHATAARREKERELLFIGHEFRNALGRYYDSTPGDGRPRYPLTLQELLRDPRFANARRHLRRLYADPVTGKTEWGVLRQEGRIVGIHSLSPQLPIKQDNFLDEDASLRRKQRYADWHFTYPHDLVLAPPDAAGGAPGLKPKGAN; from the coding sequence ATGCTGGTCGCCTTCATGGGCGTGGGCCTGGTGCTGGCCAGCGAATTGCATGCCACGGCCGCGCGGCGCGAGAAAGAGCGCGAGCTGCTGTTCATCGGCCATGAATTTCGCAATGCGCTGGGCCGCTACTACGACAGCACGCCGGGCGACGGGCGGCCCCGCTATCCATTGACCCTGCAGGAATTGCTGCGCGACCCGCGCTTTGCCAACGCCCGGCGGCACTTGCGCCGCCTGTATGCGGACCCCGTCACGGGCAAGACGGAATGGGGCGTGCTGCGGCAGGAGGGACGCATCGTCGGCATCCATTCGCTGTCGCCGCAGCTGCCCATCAAGCAGGACAATTTTCTCGATGAAGATGCCAGCCTGCGCCGCAAGCAACGCTATGCGGACTGGCACTTCACCTATCCGCACGACCTGGTGCTGGCACCGCCCGATGCGGCCGGCGGCGCGCCCGGGCTCAAGCCGAAAGGCGCGAACTGA